A portion of the Hoplias malabaricus isolate fHopMal1 chromosome 1, fHopMal1.hap1, whole genome shotgun sequence genome contains these proteins:
- the LOC136701375 gene encoding keratin, type II cytoskeletal 7-like, producing MQRGGQNFSCPGLSTNAEITACKKKLQALLLHLQKHIDENQRLKRRLAQASSVVSGFQGQIAELEAAIEAAKCDLHDQIFSHEELLGLKHALGAEIATYWELLDGEELSTEASV from the exons ATGCAGAGAGGTGGTCAGAATTTTTCATGCCCTGGCTTGTCTACGAACGCAGAAATCACAGCCTGCAAGAAGAAATTACAGGCCcttcttttacatttacaaaaacatATTGATGAG AACCAAAGATTGAAGAGGAGGCTGGCTCAAGCCAGCTCAGTGGTTTCGGGGTTCCAGGGCCAAATTGCTGAGTTAGAAGCAGCCATTGAGGCAGCAAAATGTGACCTGCATGATCAGATCTTTAGCCACGAAGAACTGCTGGGTCTAAAGCATGCTCTGGGTGCTGAAATTGCCACCTATTGGGAACTATTGGATGGAGAGGAACTAAG CACAGAAGCCAGTGTCTGA
- the ccr9b gene encoding C-C chemokine receptor type 9 has protein sequence MLPSITSTEMEMDNENFTAEFLTTDYMPSSSFVTEDYDLEDNGICDKTWVRNFRASYEPPLYWIIFVVGGLGNLLVVWIYMSVKNRLKTMTDVYLLNLAIADLLFLCTLPFWATDATQGWVFSDAVCKGVSAIYKVNFFASMLLLTCISVDRYIAIVRVTQAHNFKSRRMFYSKLACLVVWLLSCLLSLPEFLLFRVKNNSGSSCSMVYPASNNNLTKVLVLCLQISVGFCFPLLVMVACYSVIICTLMQARNFEKHKALRVIFAVVAAFILSQLPYNGHLVVEAAEAYNTTMVECEKVKAFDVAGQVVKSLAYTHCCLNPILYAFIGVRFRKDLLNLCHCLTGLVGVNKPQVVPKRPSIMSDTDTTPALSL, from the exons ATGCTTCCTTCAATAACAAGTACTG AAATGGAAATGGATAATGAGAATTTCACAGCTGAATTCCTGACAACAGACTAT ATGCCATCATCTTCTTTTGTGACAGAAGACTATGATTTGGAGGATAATGGCATCTGTGATAAGACCTGGGTGAGGAACTTCAGAGCCTCATATGAACCCCCTCTCTATTGGATCATCTTTGTGGTTGGAGGTTTGGGCAACCTCCTTGTCGTGTGGATCTACATGAGCGTGAAGAACCGCCTTAAGACCATGACAGATGTCTACCTACTTAACCTTGCAATAGCAGACCTCCTCTTCCTGTGTACACTTCCTTTCTGGGCCACAGACGCTACCCAGGGGTGGGTGTTCAGCGATGCTGTCTGCAAGGGAGTCTCGGCCATCTATAAGGTGAATTTCTTCGCCAGCATGCTCCTGCTCACTTGCATTAGCGTGGACCGATACATCGCCATTGTGCGCGTGACCCAGGCCCACAACTTCAAGAGTAGGCGGATGTTTTACAGCAAGCTAGCCTGCCTGGTGGTGTGGTTGCTCTCCTGCCTCCTGTCCCTGCCCGAGTTCCTGCTCTTCAGGGTCAAGAACAACAGTGGATCGTCTTGCAGCATGGTCTATCCTGCCAGCAACAATAACCTCACCAAAGTTCTGGTGCTGTGTCTGCAGATATCTGTAGGCTTCTGCTTTCCACTGTTGGTCATGGTGGCCTGCTATTCGGTGATCATCTGCACTTTGATGCAAGCTCGCAACTTTGAGAAGCACAAGGCACTGAGGGTAATCTTTGCTGTGGTGGCTGCCTTCATCCTTTCTCAGCTGCCCTACAATGGTCATCTGGTGGTAGAGGCTGCGGAAGCTTATAACACAACCATGGTAGAGTGTGAGAAGGTCAAAGCCTTCGATGTTGCCGGACAGGTGGTAAAGAGTCTGGCCTATACACACTGCTGCCTGAACCCAATCCTGTATGCGTTCATTGGGGTACGCTTCAGGAAGGATCTGTTAAATCTCTGCCATTGTTTAACTGGGCTGGTAGGAGTTAATAAACCTCAAGTGGTTCCCAAGAGACCTTCTATCATGTCTGATACAGACACCACCCCAGCACTGTCTTTATAG